A stretch of Primulina eburnea isolate SZY01 unplaced genomic scaffold, ASM2296580v1 ctg43, whole genome shotgun sequence DNA encodes these proteins:
- the LOC140821131 gene encoding glutaredoxin-C11-like — MDRIRDLASQKAAVIFTKSSCCMCHSIKALFYDLGASPAIHEVDQDENGREMELALRVLGCNPIVPSVFIGGQLVGSTKDVISLHVDGSLKKMLINAKAIWF; from the coding sequence ATGGACAGAATAAGGGATTTAGCTTCCCAGAAAGCTGCAGTCATCTTCACGAAGAGCTCTTGTTGCATGTGTCACAGTATCAAAGCTTTGTTCTATGATCTAGGCGCGAGCCCAGCAATACACGAGGTCGATCAAGATGAAAACGGGAGGGAGATGGAGTTGGCCTTGAGAGTATTAGGCTGCAACCCAATTGTCCCTTCTGTATTTATTGGCGGACAATTGGTCGGTTCGACCAAAGATGTCATCTCCCTCCATGTTGATGGATCTCTAAAGAAAATGTTGATTAATGCTAAGGCCATCTGGTTTTAG